GCCGAGGAAGAGGAACGCTTCCGCGGGGACGAGGCGGCCGACCGCTCCGACTTCTTCCGGGACGCCGCCGGCTCCGCTTACGCGCGGGTCGCGCAGGAGATCGCCGACCCCCGCGGGGTCACGTGCGATCTCCTCATCGGGCTTTACGACCACAGCATCATCGCGGTGGAGAACGAGCCGCTCGACCTCGGCTTCCCGAATCACATCCGGGCCGCGCTCGCGCGCTGCGAAGGTGCGCCCGGCGTCGCGGAAGCCGCCCAGGCCGCGGCTTCCGCGGACCTCGAGATCGCCGCGAGCGTCGGGACGGGATACGGGCGGGCCCGCCTGCCTTTCCCGAAGGAGCAGATCCGTTCCGAGATCCTGTGCCACGGGCTCGGCGCGCACGCCATGTTTCCCGCGACCCGGACCGTCCTCGACATCGGAGGGCAGGACACGAAGGCGATCCAGGTCGACGGCGACGGCCTCGTCACGTCGTTCCAGATGAACGACCGGTGCGCCGCGGGGTGCGGGAGATACCTCGGCTACATCGCCGACGAGATGAACATGGGCCTTCACGAGCTCGGGCCGCTCGCGCTCGAAAGCCGCGCGCCCGTGCGGATCAACTCGACCTGCACCGTTTTCGCCGGAGCGGAGCTCCGCGAGCGTCTCTCCCTCGGCGAGCGGCGCGAAGACATCCTCGCGGGCCTGCACCGCGCGGTGATCCTGCGGGCGATGAGCCTCGTCGCGCGGTCGGGCGGAATCGCGGACGA
The nucleotide sequence above comes from Thermoanaerobaculia bacterium. Encoded proteins:
- a CDS encoding BadF/BadG/BcrA/BcrD ATPase family protein yields the protein MKTFVGIDLGSTTTKAVVLDEEGAVLGRGITNSRSNYDLAAEVARTEAFVSARFSLLRAGVERAAGPAALDRLLRAFRLEQRLVQWARLRQWIEASAPRAAPASLQSALAATLEELFARLVAEEEERFRGDEAADRSDFFRDAAGSAYARVAQEIADPRGVTCDLLIGLYDHSIIAVENEPLDLGFPNHIRAALARCEGAPGVAEAAQAAASADLEIAASVGTGYGRARLPFPKEQIRSEILCHGLGAHAMFPATRTVLDIGGQDTKAIQVDGDGLVTSFQMNDRCAAGCGRYLGYIADEMNMGLHELGPLALESRAPVRINSTCTVFAGAELRERLSLGERREDILAGLHRAVILRAMSLVARSGGIADEFTFTGGVAKNPAAVLALRNLVAENYGERRINISADSIYTGALGAALFARRAA